A single region of the Nitrospiria bacterium genome encodes:
- a CDS encoding CheR family methyltransferase, whose amino-acid sequence KEDNAFRISDAVKRNVVFLHLNLLDTNKMAFINPMDIIFCRNVIIYFDLAAKRKVIDLFHSKLKETGYLLLGHSESLINISTAYALRHLKHDMVYQKLDRNSK is encoded by the coding sequence AAAAGAAGATAACGCCTTTCGCATCTCGGATGCGGTCAAAAGAAACGTCGTCTTCTTGCATCTCAACCTGCTGGACACGAATAAAATGGCCTTCATTAATCCCATGGACATCATCTTCTGTCGCAACGTGATTATTTATTTTGACCTGGCGGCCAAACGAAAGGTGATCGATTTGTTTCATTCGAAATTGAAAGAGACCGGATATCTTCTATTGGGTCATTCGGAATCGTTGATCAATATATCCACGGCCTATGCGCTCCGACACTTGAAGCACGATATGGTTTATCAGAAACTCGACCGAAACTCGAAATGA